Proteins from a single region of Haloarcula laminariae:
- a CDS encoding SWIM zinc finger family protein — translation MSGVTRGAWTPSDDLPQHIGGPPTLSMPDDWTLSTAWKRAQTEADRGGPVNDAERIVNLSDGEEMHRCLWALQGRTLVAYCDCHGHSYHDGWCAHLASLWWQWIRGCIVVSHLNTGREYSTPPAWLQLDDDPTRYDELTPAVLDAFLTCRLGSLGVREYARQSGRSPGTVGNLLADAPETAEAHR, via the coding sequence ATGAGCGGTGTCACTCGTGGTGCCTGGACACCGAGCGACGATCTCCCCCAGCATATCGGTGGACCACCGACGCTGTCCATGCCCGACGACTGGACGCTTTCGACGGCGTGGAAGCGCGCACAGACCGAGGCCGACCGCGGTGGTCCCGTGAACGACGCCGAGCGTATCGTGAACCTCTCCGACGGCGAGGAGATGCACCGCTGTCTGTGGGCGCTCCAGGGCCGTACACTGGTCGCCTACTGCGACTGTCATGGTCACAGCTATCACGACGGCTGGTGCGCTCACCTCGCCTCGCTCTGGTGGCAGTGGATTCGTGGCTGCATCGTCGTGAGTCACCTGAACACCGGCCGCGAGTACTCCACCCCGCCGGCGTGGCTCCAGCTCGACGACGACCCGACCCGCTACGACGAACTCACCCCCGCCGTACTCGATGCGTTCCTGACTTGCCGGCTCGGGAGCCTCGGCGTTCGGGAGTACGCGCGCCAGAGTGGACGGTCGCCCGGTACCGTCGGGAACCTTCTGGCTGACGCTCCGGAAACGGCGGAGGCACACCGATGA
- the rpsJ gene encoding 30S ribosomal protein S10, whose protein sequence is MSQQARVRLAGTSPEDLDNICADVREIAEKTGVELSGPVPLPTKTLEVPTRKSPDGEGTATWEHWEMRVHKRLIDIDADERALRQLMRIQVPNDVSIEIVLED, encoded by the coding sequence ATGTCCCAGCAGGCACGCGTTCGGCTCGCGGGCACCAGCCCCGAGGACCTCGACAACATCTGCGCCGACGTGCGGGAGATCGCCGAGAAGACGGGGGTCGAGCTGTCCGGTCCCGTCCCGCTCCCCACGAAGACGCTCGAAGTCCCTACCCGCAAGTCCCCCGACGGTGAGGGGACCGCGACGTGGGAACACTGGGAGATGCGCGTCCACAAGCGGCTCATCGATATCGATGCCGACGAACGGGCCCTGCGCCAGCTGATGCGCATCCAGGTGCCCAACGACGTCTCCATCGAGATCGTCCTCGAGGACTGA
- a CDS encoding ABC transporter permease: protein MSLRSLLYKELRWLRHNAGTVVLVLVVLPAIVAAGTVAFQQVIPRDTPVALVPADESVTEDDMTAMRGVTTFFAEPHSYGVDEREQAMRALTREEVYAVFVVPPDLLEADADVTVEMYVEEEMVPYEQPSLAIAGILRVQAGQVLPADVAVERTAVGEDRTLSEFLVSVGAMLVTMLFAFAYVPYVVADEQRVFRRIRVESSLWQLLASKFVVLTPLLLVPVATFQAIAWYLEFSVDLVAPGAVGVTLLTFVYLTAISLGVMFLTRFRTVGRMVNVTLMFVGLAFSNLVYPAGFFSPLRREIAKASPLHYSMVVQRGAALKGQGVGTYADYLLGLGGVTALSLLFLTATVVYYDRGGYRG, encoded by the coding sequence ATGTCGCTGCGCTCGCTCTTGTACAAGGAGCTTCGCTGGCTGCGACACAACGCCGGCACGGTCGTCCTCGTGCTGGTGGTCCTCCCGGCTATCGTGGCCGCCGGGACGGTCGCGTTCCAGCAGGTCATTCCCCGCGATACCCCGGTCGCGCTGGTCCCCGCAGACGAGAGCGTCACCGAGGACGACATGACGGCGATGCGGGGCGTGACGACCTTCTTCGCGGAGCCACACAGCTACGGGGTCGACGAGCGCGAGCAGGCCATGCGCGCGCTCACCCGCGAGGAGGTCTATGCGGTGTTCGTCGTCCCGCCCGACCTCCTCGAAGCGGACGCCGACGTCACCGTCGAGATGTACGTCGAGGAGGAGATGGTCCCATACGAGCAGCCCTCGCTGGCTATCGCGGGTATCCTCCGCGTCCAGGCCGGGCAGGTGTTGCCGGCCGACGTCGCCGTCGAGCGCACCGCTGTCGGCGAGGACCGAACGCTCTCGGAGTTCCTCGTCAGCGTCGGCGCGATGCTCGTGACCATGCTCTTTGCCTTCGCGTACGTCCCCTACGTGGTCGCCGACGAGCAGCGGGTGTTCCGGCGCATCCGCGTCGAGTCGTCGCTGTGGCAGCTGCTCGCCAGCAAGTTCGTCGTGCTCACGCCGCTACTGCTCGTGCCGGTGGCCACCTTCCAGGCCATCGCGTGGTATCTGGAGTTCTCCGTCGACCTCGTAGCCCCCGGCGCCGTCGGCGTCACGCTGCTCACGTTCGTCTATCTCACCGCCATCAGCCTCGGCGTGATGTTCCTGACGCGGTTCCGGACCGTCGGCCGGATGGTGAACGTCACCCTCATGTTCGTGGGGCTGGCGTTCTCGAACCTCGTCTATCCGGCGGGCTTTTTCTCGCCGCTGCGCCGGGAGATAGCAAAGGCCAGCCCGCTCCACTACTCGATGGTCGTCCAGCGGGGCGCCGCGCTGAAGGGACAGGGGGTCGGGACCTACGCCGATTACCTCCTGGGACTGGGCGGCGTTACCGCGCTGTCCCTGCTGTTCCTGACCGCGACGGTCGTCTACTACGACCGGGGAGGCTACCGTGGCTGA
- the tuf gene encoding translation elongation factor EF-1 subunit alpha, protein MSDEQHQNLAIIGHVDHGKSTLVGRLLYETGSVPEHVIEQHKEEAEEKGKGGFEFAYVMDNLAEERERGVTIDIAHQEFSTDEYDFTIVDCPGHRDFVKNMITGASQADNAVLVVAADDGVQPQTQEHVFLARTLGIGELIVGVNKMDLVDYNESDYKQVVEEVKDLLNQVRFDTEDASFIPISAFEGDNIASESENTDWYDGDILLEALNNLPAPEPPTDAPLRLPIQDVYTISGIGTVPVGRVETGILNTGDNVSFQPSDVAGEVKTVEMHHEEVPKAEPGDNVGFNVRGVGKDDIRRGDVCGPADDPPSVAETFQAQIVVMQHPSVITEGYTPVFHAHTAQVACTVESIDKKIDPSSGEVAEENPDFIQNGDAAVVTVRPQKPLSIEPSSEIPELGSFAIRDMGQTIAAGKVLSVNER, encoded by the coding sequence ATGAGCGACGAACAACACCAGAACCTGGCCATCATCGGCCACGTCGACCACGGGAAGAGCACGCTCGTCGGCCGACTCCTGTACGAGACAGGATCGGTACCGGAGCACGTCATCGAACAGCACAAAGAAGAGGCCGAGGAGAAGGGCAAGGGCGGCTTCGAGTTCGCCTACGTCATGGACAACCTCGCCGAAGAGCGAGAGCGTGGTGTCACCATCGACATCGCCCACCAGGAGTTCAGCACGGACGAGTACGACTTCACCATCGTCGACTGTCCCGGCCACCGCGACTTCGTGAAGAACATGATCACGGGCGCGAGCCAGGCCGACAACGCTGTCCTCGTCGTCGCCGCCGACGACGGTGTCCAGCCGCAGACCCAGGAACACGTCTTCCTGGCCCGAACGCTCGGCATCGGCGAGCTCATCGTCGGCGTCAACAAGATGGACCTCGTCGACTACAACGAGTCCGACTACAAGCAGGTCGTCGAAGAGGTCAAGGACCTGCTCAACCAGGTCCGCTTCGACACCGAGGACGCCTCGTTCATCCCCATCTCGGCCTTCGAGGGCGACAACATCGCCTCCGAGTCCGAGAACACGGACTGGTACGACGGCGACATCCTGCTCGAAGCACTGAACAACCTGCCGGCCCCGGAGCCGCCGACGGACGCGCCGCTCCGACTGCCGATCCAGGACGTCTACACCATCTCCGGCATCGGGACCGTCCCCGTCGGCCGCGTCGAGACGGGTATCCTCAACACCGGCGACAACGTCAGCTTCCAGCCTTCGGACGTCGCCGGCGAGGTCAAGACTGTCGAGATGCACCACGAGGAAGTCCCCAAGGCCGAGCCCGGTGACAACGTCGGGTTCAACGTCCGTGGCGTCGGCAAGGACGACATCCGCCGCGGCGACGTCTGTGGCCCCGCCGACGACCCGCCGTCGGTCGCCGAGACGTTCCAGGCCCAGATCGTCGTGATGCAGCACCCGTCCGTCATCACCGAGGGTTACACGCCGGTCTTCCACGCTCACACCGCACAGGTCGCCTGTACGGTCGAGTCCATCGACAAGAAGATCGACCCCTCCTCCGGCGAGGTCGCCGAGGAGAACCCGGACTTCATCCAGAACGGCGACGCCGCCGTCGTGACGGTCCGACCCCAGAAACCCCTCAGCATCGAGCCGTCCTCCGAGATCCCGGAGCTTGGCTCGTTCGCAATCCGGGACATGGGTCAGACCATCGCAGCTGGGAAAGTCCTCAGCGTCAACGAGCGATAA
- a CDS encoding amino acid-binding protein encodes MSDSTDEVRAYTVRLELVDEPGALLDALEPIASNGGNLLSIFHERGNLTPRGHIPVEVDLEATPERFEGIVEALREAGVNVIQAGAERYSEAMTVVLSGHLINTDLSDTVSRIQDATNATVTDLSLSAPEGTEDASSARIRLATEQDAAQGVIDTVREVARDKDLRVIEPLGPGGDL; translated from the coding sequence ATGAGCGACTCGACCGACGAGGTTCGGGCCTACACAGTACGGCTCGAACTCGTCGACGAACCGGGCGCGCTGTTGGACGCGCTCGAACCCATCGCCAGCAACGGCGGCAACCTCCTCTCTATCTTCCACGAACGGGGGAATCTCACCCCGCGGGGCCACATCCCGGTCGAGGTCGACCTGGAGGCGACCCCCGAGCGCTTCGAGGGCATCGTCGAGGCGCTTCGCGAGGCCGGCGTCAACGTCATCCAGGCCGGCGCGGAGCGGTACAGCGAGGCCATGACGGTCGTCCTTTCGGGCCACCTCATCAACACCGACCTCTCCGACACCGTCTCGCGCATCCAGGACGCGACCAACGCGACGGTGACCGACCTCTCGCTGTCGGCCCCGGAGGGCACCGAGGACGCCTCCAGCGCCCGCATCCGGCTGGCGACCGAACAGGACGCCGCCCAGGGCGTCATCGACACCGTCCGCGAGGTCGCCCGGGACAAGGACCTGCGCGTCATCGAACCGCTCGGCCCCGGAGGTGACCTATGA
- a CDS encoding homoserine dehydrogenase: protein MRLAVVGAGAVGSSVAELAADYGHTVTAYADSQSAAVDPDGIDVEAAFERKQTDGIVGDDDPAAALESAYDVLVEATPTTLGDAQPGFGHVEAALERDRHVVLANKGPVAERYADVRALERDSAGSVLFEATVGGAMPVLSTIDDFDPEHITAVRGVLNGTANFILSRMGAEGLGYEHVLAEAQDLGVAEADPTFDVDGTDAALKGVIVANVLSDDGTEYTLADADVEGIEDIDGSALELAAEDGRTVRLIAEVVDGEVRVGPRLVPEHAPLAPTGTRNIVQLETEHAGRLNISGRGAGGPETASAVLADVERLPDLG from the coding sequence ATGAGACTCGCAGTCGTCGGCGCCGGCGCCGTCGGCTCCTCCGTCGCGGAGCTCGCCGCGGACTACGGGCACACCGTTACCGCCTACGCCGACTCACAGAGTGCGGCCGTCGACCCCGACGGCATCGACGTCGAGGCCGCCTTCGAGCGCAAGCAGACCGACGGTATCGTCGGCGACGACGACCCCGCGGCCGCGCTAGAGAGCGCCTATGACGTCCTCGTCGAGGCGACGCCGACGACGCTCGGCGACGCCCAGCCCGGCTTCGGCCACGTCGAGGCCGCGCTGGAACGGGACCGCCACGTCGTCCTCGCCAACAAGGGCCCCGTGGCCGAGCGCTACGCCGACGTGCGCGCGCTGGAACGGGACAGCGCCGGCTCGGTGCTGTTCGAGGCCACCGTCGGCGGCGCCATGCCGGTGCTGTCGACCATCGACGACTTCGACCCGGAACACATCACCGCAGTGCGGGGCGTGCTCAACGGCACCGCGAACTTCATCCTCTCGCGGATGGGCGCGGAAGGGCTCGGCTACGAGCACGTCCTCGCGGAGGCCCAGGACCTCGGCGTCGCCGAGGCCGACCCGACGTTCGACGTCGACGGCACCGACGCCGCGCTCAAGGGCGTCATCGTCGCGAACGTCCTCTCCGACGACGGGACCGAGTACACGCTCGCCGACGCGGACGTCGAGGGCATCGAGGACATCGACGGCTCGGCGCTGGAGCTGGCCGCCGAGGACGGGCGCACGGTGCGGCTCATCGCCGAAGTCGTCGACGGCGAGGTCCGGGTCGGCCCGCGGCTCGTCCCGGAACACGCGCCGCTTGCGCCCACGGGCACCCGGAATATCGTCCAGCTGGAGACCGAACACGCCGGCCGGCTCAACATCTCCGGCCGGGGCGCGGGCGGTCCCGAGACGGCCAGCGCGGTGCTCGCCGACGTCGAGCGGCTCCCCGACCTGGGGTAG